AATGACAAAAAGCTATGTGATGGAACAGAAAGGAATAAGGAAAAATAAAATAATTTCAATGAGTTAATTTTTTAAAAACGACAAATAGGGCAATAGATTGAACTATTACCCCATTTATTTTATTGATAAATAATGGCGTTATTCGTGTAACCCACACTCACGTTTTAAGCCAAAAAAACGAGTTTCTTCTTCACTCATACCCTCTTCCCATTTTCGGGTTGTATGAGTATCACCCACAGAGAGATAACCTTGCTCCCATAAGGGGTGATAGGGTAAATCATTTTCTTTAAGATATTGATGAATTTGCTTATTATCCCAATCTACTATCGGTAAAAACTTAAAGATCCCTTTTGCGATTGAAAGCACTGGCAAATGCTCACGGCTTTTAGATTGTTGTCGGCGAAGACCTGCAAACCATGTTTGAGCCTGTAACGTTTTTAATGCTCTCTCCATCGGCTCAACTTTATTGATATTGTTATATCGCTCAATACCGTCTATGCCATTTAACCAAAGTTTACCGTAACGGGCTTCTTGCCAAGATGAAGATAATTCAGCTCGATACACCTTTAAATTAAGTTGTAACTGTTGAGTCAATGTATCAATAAACTGATAAGTCTCAGGAAACAAATAACCTGTATCTGTCAAAATCACGGGGATATCAGGATATTGCCTTGTAATTAAATGCAAACAGACTGCGGACTGAATACCAAAACTAGAGCTTAGTACATAAGCTTTAGGCAAATGAGCTAAAGCCCAAGTAATACGTTCAATAGCGGTGAGTTGCTCAAGTTGTTGATTAATTTCAGCTAACGTTTTTTGTTGTTCTTCTATCGATAATAATCTTAATTGTTCAAGCTGAAATATCTTCATACCGCCTCCTGTACTTCATAAAAATCCACGGCAGAGTTGAGTACAGGTTTAACAACATCAGTGCGAATAAGGAAATCACCAAATCCTTCATTGTTATGGCGAGAAATCGCCCATTCACCAATCAGCGTATCAAGTATTGCGATGATTTCTTGTGAGGTAATATTTTCACGATACATTCTAGGTATGCGTGTACCAATACGATTACCGCCTAAATGTAGGTTATAACGATCAGGGGCTTTTCCCACCAGCCCCACTTCTGCAAGCATTGCTCGACCACAGCCATTTGGGCATCCTGTTACACGAACAACAATATACTCATCACTCACACCATGTTTTATCATTAAGCTATCAAGTGTATCAGTGAATGAAGGTAAAAAACGCTCGGCTTCAGCCATTGCTAATGGGCAAGTAGGAAAAGAGACACAGGCCATTGCATGTTCGCGCAGTGGGGTCACCTTGTCATCAATTAATCCATATCGGCGAGCAATAGCTTCAACATTTGCTTTCTCATTTTCAGGTACACCCGCCACAATTAAATTCTGATTAGCTGTAAGGCGAAAATCACCTTGATGAATTTTAGCAATTTCAGCAATCCCCGTTTTTAACTGAGCATCAGGTTTATCAATTAATCGGCCACTTTCAATAAATAAAGTAAGGTGCCATTTATCATCAACACCTTTTAACCAACCAATCTGATCGCCTCTATGTGTAAATTCATAAGGTCGAATAGCCTCAAAAGTGACACCTGAACGGCGTTCAACCTCTTGTTTAAACGTCTCTACACCAACGCGTTCTAATGTGTATTTTGTTTTTGCATTTTTGCGTTCAGTTCGATTTCCCCAGTCACGCTGAGTTGTCACAATCGCCTCAGCAATTGCTAAGGTTTTTTCAATAGGGATATAACCAAATTCACTGGCTAAGCGAGGAAAGGTATTCTTATCACCATGAGTCATCGCAAGACCACCACCCACCAGCACATTAAACCCGACAAGACGCCCATTTTCAGCAATTGCAATAAAATTCATATCATTTGCATGAAGATCAACATCATTATGAGGAGGGATCACCACCGAGGTTTTAAATTTTCTGGGTAAATAGGTTTCTCCTAAAATAGGCTCTTCATCAGTCGTCACTACTTTTTCTTTATCTAACCAAATTTCAGCATATGCATGAGTGCGAGGTAATAAGTGTTCTGATATTTTTTTCGCCCACTCATACGCTTCTTGGTGTAATGAAGATTGTACTGGGTTTGAAGTACATAGGACATTACGGTTAACATCATTCGCAGTAGCTAGAGAATCCAATCCTGTGGCGGCTAACATTTGATGAGCGGGTTTTACATTGCCCTTTAAAATGCCATGAAATTGAAATGTTTGACGATTGGTAATACGAATACTGCCATATAGCGTATTTTCCGTCGCAAACTTATCAATGCTAAGCCACTGTTTAGGCGAAATTATGCCACCGGGCAAAC
This portion of the Proteus vulgaris genome encodes:
- a CDS encoding phosphoadenylyl-sulfate reductase; this encodes MKIFQLEQLRLLSIEEQQKTLAEINQQLEQLTAIERITWALAHLPKAYVLSSSFGIQSAVCLHLITRQYPDIPVILTDTGYLFPETYQFIDTLTQQLQLNLKVYRAELSSSWQEARYGKLWLNGIDGIERYNNINKVEPMERALKTLQAQTWFAGLRRQQSKSREHLPVLSIAKGIFKFLPIVDWDNKQIHQYLKENDLPYHPLWEQGYLSVGDTHTTRKWEEGMSEEETRFFGLKRECGLHE
- the cysI gene encoding assimilatory sulfite reductase (NADPH) hemoprotein subunit, producing MKLHTQAPLVVEGKLADSERMKKESHFLRGTITEDLQNGLTGGFEGDNFLLIRFHGMYQQDDRDIRAERAQQMLEPRHAMMLRCRLPGGIISPKQWLSIDKFATENTLYGSIRITNRQTFQFHGILKGNVKPAHQMLAATGLDSLATANDVNRNVLCTSNPVQSSLHQEAYEWAKKISEHLLPRTHAYAEIWLDKEKVVTTDEEPILGETYLPRKFKTSVVIPPHNDVDLHANDMNFIAIAENGRLVGFNVLVGGGLAMTHGDKNTFPRLASEFGYIPIEKTLAIAEAIVTTQRDWGNRTERKNAKTKYTLERVGVETFKQEVERRSGVTFEAIRPYEFTHRGDQIGWLKGVDDKWHLTLFIESGRLIDKPDAQLKTGIAEIAKIHQGDFRLTANQNLIVAGVPENEKANVEAIARRYGLIDDKVTPLREHAMACVSFPTCPLAMAEAERFLPSFTDTLDSLMIKHGVSDEYIVVRVTGCPNGCGRAMLAEVGLVGKAPDRYNLHLGGNRIGTRIPRMYRENITSQEIIAILDTLIGEWAISRHNNEGFGDFLIRTDVVKPVLNSAVDFYEVQEAV